The Chelonia mydas isolate rCheMyd1 chromosome 3, rCheMyd1.pri.v2, whole genome shotgun sequence genome includes a region encoding these proteins:
- the THBD gene encoding thrombomodulin, with protein sequence MLGLCLALVATAQLGRSAPAPPQPVGAQCIEHVCFGLFWGRQRFPGASRLCQARGGQLMTVRSTVAETAIALLVRNQSDSSLWIGLQLPPGQACSEPARQLRGFRWVTGDERTDYTHWRPGGPVCGRQCVAVAALNLTWEEKRCDSEADGFLCEYNYPDTCAKLSPGAGLAVTYTTPFGAQDSDLLVLPPQTTASIPALGVELVCQEHSSGGMRWSSGSPGAWHCQLENGGCEDSCQWDGGTPRCTCPQGKQLNQDQRSCSSLCADAPCEHHCIPLALNFTCMCHEGYELAGDGISCRDIDDCKTNPGLCDQVCINTKGGFTCQCHAGYELVEGKCEDVRDCDGEKCQHQCDDVPGGYRCSCSSGYAPSPLDPHKCVLFCNQTECPADCDPHTQDTCYCPDGFVLDHYNGSAKMCVDIDECEQGYCQQLCTNKPGSYTCSCQEGYSLDEQQLCISEDEFSGEMEPYPKTAAPPHVPPPAESLHPGVLIGIIIGILSTILVLMAILYHLMKKHFPVHGAMDYKCSNRTEKGVVLQQVPPGCPSANQKL encoded by the coding sequence ATGCTGGGGCTCTGCCTGGCGCTGGTGGCCACGGCCCAGCTCGGGCGCTCGGCTCCCGCCCCGCCGCAGCCCGTGGGCGCCCAGTGCATCGAGCACGTCTGCTTCGGCCTGTTCTGGGGGCGGCAGCGGTTCCCCGGCGCCAGCCGGCTCTGCCAGGCCCGCGGGGGGCAGCTCATGACCGTGCGCTCCACGGTGGCGGAGACCGCCATCGCCCTGCTGGTGCGGAACCAGAGCGACTCCAGCCTGTGGATCGGGCTGCAGCTGCCCCCGGGCCAGGCGTGCTCGGAGCCCGCCCGCCAGCTGCGGGGGTTCCGCTGGGTCACGGGCGACGAGCGCACGGACTACACCCACTGGAGGCCGGGCGGCCCCGTCTGCGGGCGCCAGTGTGTCGCCGTGGCGGCGCTGAATCTcacctgggaggagaagcggTGTGACTCCGAAGCAGACGGCTTCCTGTGTGAGTACAATTACCCTGACACGTGCGCCAAGCTCTCCCCCGGGGCAGGCCTGGCTGTGACCTACACCACCCCCTTCGGGGCGCAGGACAGTGACCTCCTGGTCCTTCCTCCCCAGACCACTGCCTCAATCCCGGCCCTGGGCGTGGAGCTGGTGTGCCAGGAGCACAGCAGCGGGGGCATGCGGTGGAGCTCAGGCAGCCCGGGGGCCTGGCACTGCCAGCTGGAGAACGGCGGGTGCGAGGATTCGTGCCAGTGGGACGGCGGGACCCCGCGCTGCACCTGCCCCCAGGGGAAGCAGCTGAACCAGGACCAACGCAGCTGCTCTTCCCTGTGTGCCGACGCCCCCTGCGAGCACCACTGCATCCCCCTCGCCCTCAACTTCACTTGCATGTGCCACGAGGGCTATGAGCTGGCCGGGGATGGCATCAGCTGCAGAGACATTGATGACTGTAAAACCAACCCGGGCCTTTGTGACCAAGTGTGCATCAACACCAAGGGGGGCTTCACCTGCCAGTGCCACGCGGGCTACGAGCTGGTGGAGGGCAAATGTGAGGACGTGAGAGATTGCGACGGAGAGAAATGTCAACACCAGTGTGACGATGTGCCAGGGGGTTACCGCTGCAGCTGCTCCAGTGGATACGCCCCATCCCCCCTGGACCCCCATAAATGTGTCCTATTTTGCAACCAGACTGAATGCCCAGCAGACTGTGACCCCCATACACAGGATACGTGCTACTGCCCCGATGGCTTTGTTTTGGATCACTACAACGGTAGTGCAAAGATGTGTGTTGATATTGACGAGTGTGAGCAAGGCTATTGTCAACAGCTGTGCACAAATAAGCCAGGCAGCTACACCTGTTCTTGCCAGGAGGGGTACAGCCTTGACGAGCAGCAGTTATGTATTTCTGAAGATGAGTTTTCAGGTGAAATGGAACCCTACCCCAAAACAGCAGCCCCCCCGCATGTCCCACCGCCGGCAGAAAGCCTCCACCCCGGAGTGCTGATCGGAATCATTATTGGCATCTTGTCCACAATTCTGGTCCTGATGGCCATTCTCTACCACCTGATGAAGAAGCACTTCCCAGTTCATGGAGCCATGGATTATAAATGTAGCAACAGGACAGAAAAGGGAGTGGTGCTGCAGCAAGTTCCCCCCGGATGCCCCTCTGCTAACCAGAAACTGTAA
- the SSTR4 gene encoding somatostatin receptor type 4 — translation MSTDANHLPAGSQEGSGAMWTPSSWMASDVPPNASASLAQLDQQQRAEEWGGNAGEIAGTVVIQCIYALVCLLGLLGNSLVIFVILRYAKMKTATNIYLLNLAIADELLMLSIPFVAASAALHHWPFGRALCRTVLGVDGLNMFTSVFCLTVLSLDRYIAVVHPLRAATYRRPRVAKMVNGGVWLLSLLVASPIPIFAGTATTHDGRAVACNLLWPSPAWSAAFVVYTTLLGFLLPVLAMGLCYLPIVGKMRAVAQQVGWQQWRHSEGKLTRLVLIVVAMFMVCWMPFHVVQLVNLLLPGHLDATVNSASLILSYSNSCANPILYGFLSENFRHSFHGALRRCCNASFCCCHHPDLDGAEEEEEEEPLDYCAVPKGEETSKGCMCPSLHCQREPVHPEPCCTPGTLLAKTTTF, via the coding sequence ATGAGCACCGATGCCAACCACCTGCCTGCAGGATCCCAGGAGGGGAGCGGGGCTATGTGGACTCCATCCAGCTGGATGGCTTCTGACGTCCCTCCCAATGCCAGCGCCTCCTTGGCACAGCTGGATCAGCAGCAGAGGGCGGAGGAGTGGGGTGGCAATGCCGGAGAGATTGCGGGCACGGTAGTGATCCAGTGTATCTACGCCCTGGTgtgcctgctggggctgctcGGCAACTCACTGGTGATCTTCGTCATCCTGCGCTACGCCAAGATGAAGACGGCCACCAACATTTACCTGCTCAACCTGGCCATCGCCGACGAGCTCCTCATGCTCAGCATCCCCTTCGTGGCGGCCTCGGCTGCACTGCACCACTGGCCCTTCGGCCGGGCCCTGTGCCGCACCGTGCTGGGCGTGGACGGGCTCAACATGTTCACCAGCGTCTTCTGCCTGACCGTGCTCAGCCTGGACCGCTACATTGCTGTGGTGCACCCGCTGCGGGCAGCCACCTACCGCCGGCCCCGGGTGGCCAAGATGGTCAACGGAGGGGTCTGGCTGCTCTCGCTTCTGGTGGCCTCGCCCATCCCCATCTTCGCCGGCACAGCCACCACGCACGATGGCCGAGCAGTGGCCTGCAACCTGCTGTGGCCTAGTCCGGCCTGGTCGGCTGCCTTTGTGGTCTACACGACCTTGCTGggcttcctgctgccggtgctGGCCATGGGCCTCTGCTACCTGCCGATTGTGGGCAAGATGCGGGCGGTGGCTCAGCAGGTGGGCTGGCAGCAGTGGCGGCATTCGGAGGGGAAGCTGACCCGGCTGGTGTTGATCGTGGTGGCCATGTTCATGGTGTGCTGGATGCCCTTTCACGTGGTTCAGCTGGTGAATCTGCTGCTGCCCGGCCACCTGGATGCCACAGTGAACAGTGCCTCTCTCATCCTCAGCTACTCCAACAGCTGCGCCAACCCCATCCTCTACGGCTTCCTCTCGGAGAACTTCAGGCACTCCTTCCATGGGGCGCTACGGCGGTGCTGCAACgccagcttctgctgctgccaccacccggACCTGGATGGcgctgaggaggaagaggaggaggagccgctAGATTACTGTGCCGTCCCCAAGGGGGAGGAGACGAGCAAGGGCTGCATGTGCCCATCTTTGCATTGCCAGCGGGAGCCGGTgcaccctgagccctgctgtaCACCCGGCACCCTCCTTGCAAAGACCACCACCTTCTAG